The Pogoniulus pusillus isolate bPogPus1 chromosome 30, bPogPus1.pri, whole genome shotgun sequence genomic interval AAGAATAGGTTATTATTGCAAAAGGGAGAACTTGGGAGAGATTGAGTCTAAAAATATAGTCAAGGAGGTAAGATCTGAAGTGGCAAGGTTTGTGCCCCTAAAGGTGAGAAAGAAGTGAGGAAACTAGTGCTGGAGTTGTAAATGGGGCAGCAGAAGAGACTGAAGACATATCTGTCATTTAATTGGGGGGTGTGTTAGAACTCCACTTTTAGAGTGGAAGCGTTGTCTGAATTGAGAGCACTTAAGGAGGGCATGACACAAGCTAACAGGGTGCTGAGGCATGCCACTCTAGAAGGCAACAGGACTTTACCTTCCAGGCCCATGCTAGGCAGAGGAAGTTTATGGAGAACACCACTTTTATGGGTCTTTATGTTTTCTGATATAAGATCTCAGGCAAGTTTTGCAGGCTATAAAGGCATCTTCTATGAGAAAAGGAGTAATTCCCTCTCGTACCTCAGTGTTAACCCTTACCAACTGCAGGAAACAagctgagcagagggagagaggatgaAGATCCCAGAGGAAGTATAGAAATATAACCAGCATAGGTTTAAATGTCAGAACCTGGGACTGAGATTAATGGAGCAattgcaggctgcagctctaAATTGCAGGGGAGTCAGGCTGTGGAAGAGAAGTTGGATGTTATTTTCATGGGCAAGAAGAGGTTTTAGGTAAGAACAATGTTGAAACAGAATGGATTTGCATACGGTGGAGTTTATTGGTTTGGCTTTTGTCTCCCTCCTTCAAGGGACTGGGCAGCTGAAGACCTGCACAGACTGTTTAGCATTCAGGAAGTGCTCTTCCCACCCTGGTTTCTACATATCCCCTGGTGATGGTTACTTAATCCTGACTCCAAAAGCCTGCCTGAACTTCAACTAGGGCGTAGGTGGAGATTTCTCCATATGGGGTGTAAAAATCTTTAGAGGCCAAATTCTGCCCTTGACAGTTAACTTCTGTGCAGCCCTATTGCTTTGGTGAAAGGACTATCACAGTGAACagatgctcacagccccagatcATCAGCTCTCATTACTTTATATAGCACCCTAAGTGTCCACAGACAGAAAGGATGCTGGGTACCACAGCAGAAACAAATCTTCTCAATCAAAGAAAAAAGCTTGTTGTGAAgctaacaacaaacaaacatatACAAAAAGGAAGTCATAGCTAATATTTATCCAGACAAaaaaggctgtgaaaatgactTTGGAATAGCTCCTTTAAGTAATTTTCCAAGCTTAAGTATTTATCCCAATATTTAAGTGTGATTTCTGATCGATCATACTAGTTTTAAGAGGGCACTTTAGTGTATTTCAGGTATAGACAATTATTCTTATGGCTAATTGCAAAAGAAACAACTATATTTTTACTTACcttttcagcctggctgtgagagAAAAGGATGATACTAAACAACATGTTTTAAACCCTTTTCAGCTCCTAATCAGCAGAAATATGGTGCAGTATTACTGATCATGGATGCTGTTAGAAAAGTCTGGATCTGACTGCAGCTTTTGACTCAGAAAAGAAGATTGTCTTCTAACAGGATTGCTGTTAAGGACTGTACAAAACACTTCCAGGTCTGTTCTCTCAATGTATGCAGTACTCAATTTTGTAAGGGTTTTTTTGCTAACCATCTACAATTGTTATTGTGTGTATTATTCTAGCAAGTAGTACAGGCTAAAGAACTTTACTGGAAAAAAACCTGCTTCTATCATCTTTAACTAGATGAAGTAGAAACCGCATAGGCTCCTTTGCAAATCTGCCCCCACAGCTACCACTTTCACATGGAGCTACTGTACCCAGCTCAGTGTGCAAGTCTGTCGATGTAACTAACTTCCCTCCCTTGTACTGAAAACTTGAACTGCCTTCGCTCCGCAGTTTGTATCCTCCGCTAAATGGACACGCTGAGGCTGCCGATGCCTTCGTGCTCGCTGCCTCTCCAAACTTTGCCCGCAGCCGCCCGGGACAAGCGGTTAGAAAGGATGTCCGTAACCctgacagctccttcagccccgCTCTGCTCCTGCGAGTCCCGGGCCGGGCCGGTGCGGGGAGCGGGAGGTCGCCCCGCCGAGCACCAACCCGAGGCGAAGGTCGCCTGGGCACCCGGCGGAGTGCTACTCACCATGACGGCAAAGACGAAGGCGACGATGTTGACGGGATAGGCGGGACAGAAGCaggagaggatgctgaggagcaggTAGTTCTTGGGCCGCGGCTGCGGCGGCCCGTCGGGCAACTCATCCTCGATGTTGGTCTCGgggctgttctccagagccCTCTTGATGTCGGTACCGGCGGGGAGCGCGGACATGGGGCTGCGGTGCGGCGCGGCGGGCGGCTGGAAGAGCCCAGCGCCGCGCACCGGGCAGGCGTGACCCGGCGCGGCGCCGAGCCAAGGGAGCCGcccggcacggcacggcacggcacggcgcCTCCCCGGGACGGCACCGGCAGTGCTGcggggcggggtgggggggcCGGCACCGGCAGCGCCCCTTCTGCCGAACGTCAACTCAGGgcaggaaagaggagagaggcaAGCAAACGAACGCCG includes:
- the TMEM233 gene encoding transmembrane protein 233, translating into MSALPAGTDIKRALENSPETNIEDELPDGPPQPRPKNYLLLSILSCFCPAYPVNIVAFVFAVMALNSYNQGDIEGSKRLGRNALWVAVASIIIGLVVIGIYCVVHFTTHAI